Proteins found in one Oribacterium sp. oral taxon 102 genomic segment:
- a CDS encoding ABC transporter substrate-binding protein, translated as MKKALAVLMVSAMTCSVLGGCGSAKPAAGTGETKNTTAAGESTAAEGENVTLRFAWWGGDERNAATQEVIRQFMEAHPGVTIEGEPGSSDGYHDKLATQLASGTAPDIVQIDPEKMPTFVASGDYFYDVKELGVDTSLFDANYIGLQINGNYDGKQLGLPTGIAGQAVLVNKKAADKFGVDLEKADLSWGDWIEYGKAIHEKDPESYLFCVNKEYITNIFVLTQCKQINGPLFDANGKLTLTEENLARVFSYVKELYDNNVVPPASYQASYIEDDIQSDANWIAGKYVAAPCYISTIDVMAAGYPDGEYVPGRLPVLEGAKDGGFASNTPQLLSITRSCQHPELAAEFLSYFFNDKKAEETLGATRSVPPTEQARKICTEKGSLTKLVSDAADIAIKVGGTPNDAISSSPEAKTILFDAVEAIGYGEKKPEDAAKEVIAEFSELQK; from the coding sequence ATGAAGAAGGCTTTGGCAGTTCTCATGGTATCCGCTATGACATGTTCTGTACTCGGTGGCTGCGGCAGTGCGAAGCCGGCGGCAGGCACCGGAGAGACAAAGAACACTACAGCCGCAGGGGAGAGTACGGCGGCGGAAGGAGAGAATGTGACGCTTCGCTTTGCATGGTGGGGCGGAGATGAGAGAAACGCGGCGACGCAGGAAGTCATCAGGCAGTTCATGGAAGCGCATCCGGGTGTGACGATCGAGGGGGAGCCGGGCTCATCCGATGGATATCATGATAAGCTCGCGACGCAGCTTGCCAGTGGGACGGCTCCGGATATCGTGCAGATTGATCCGGAAAAAATGCCGACCTTCGTCGCTTCCGGAGATTACTTTTATGATGTGAAGGAGCTGGGCGTAGATACCTCTCTGTTTGACGCGAATTATATCGGGCTTCAGATCAACGGAAACTATGATGGGAAGCAGCTGGGGCTTCCGACCGGCATTGCGGGACAGGCGGTTCTGGTGAATAAAAAAGCGGCGGATAAATTCGGAGTTGACCTTGAGAAGGCAGACCTTAGCTGGGGAGACTGGATCGAATATGGAAAAGCGATTCATGAGAAGGATCCGGAAAGCTATCTTTTCTGCGTGAATAAGGAGTACATCACCAATATTTTTGTTTTGACACAGTGCAAGCAGATCAACGGGCCGCTCTTTGATGCGAATGGGAAGCTGACGCTTACAGAGGAAAACCTGGCCAGAGTATTTTCATATGTAAAAGAGCTGTATGACAACAATGTTGTTCCGCCTGCATCTTATCAGGCCTCGTACATTGAGGACGATATACAGTCTGACGCGAACTGGATTGCCGGAAAGTATGTTGCTGCGCCGTGCTACATCTCAACGATCGATGTAATGGCGGCAGGATATCCGGACGGGGAGTATGTTCCGGGAAGGCTTCCGGTGCTGGAGGGAGCGAAGGACGGCGGCTTCGCTTCCAATACACCGCAGCTTCTCTCTATTACGCGGAGCTGTCAGCATCCGGAGCTTGCGGCAGAATTCCTGAGCTATTTTTTTAATGATAAAAAAGCGGAGGAGACGCTCGGAGCGACACGTTCCGTACCTCCGACGGAGCAGGCAAGGAAGATTTGCACAGAGAAGGGATCCTTGACGAAGCTGGTTTCCGATGCGGCGGACATTGCGATAAAGGTAGGAGGAACGCCGAACGATGCGATCTCCTCGTCTCCCGAGGCAAAGACGATTTTGTTCGACGCAGTCGA
- a CDS encoding sensor histidine kinase gives MRKKFFFRRFIQYLGTIFLPVLLLLAIMIGIEIATALGDMSRRARNMAASVNATVDLTLSNIMIQNGQFANNPYMILSLKRILHTERDLDYQAAINIRSINATLKSIITTYPYVKSVYLALDEYKNYYTSKQRIAVRGENEEWWSAYEAMDREQITLATVLPSDKDEQQKGRVLTLFQRMPFYRGVVVMRIDLDAYGRLLANTVDRGKSSVIFQNQNGQTIFVWGDENAVKLRHRSAQFHQENNEDYQLRIIAVTPKSAAWDYALPYLPFLILLLMVDLISVFLTAYYTTKRNFSYIDNMIDVLDHAERGVELPQREGVKGRWREDEYSVVLNNIIRLHLQATRLNAELEERQHAQELTSLIALQTQINPHFLFNTLQNIALEAKGGHGDAAFEMTTQLAEIMKYALSDPMETVTLREEITYLKEYVAIQRARFGNLFIIYYMVEEEDLYDTPVFRLMLQPIIENSILHGIRPSGQKGYIKLRVYKRKEYVCFLIMDTGVGIAGKRLSEVIENIRRVNVHSIGLANVNARLKLYYGESAELRIHSREGRGTAVFFRIPEHAVLKRSTQNKNEVPFFRKS, from the coding sequence ATGAGAAAAAAATTCTTTTTTCGCCGTTTTATACAATACCTCGGGACGATCTTTCTTCCTGTGCTTCTGCTGCTGGCGATCATGATCGGCATTGAAATTGCCACAGCCCTTGGGGATATGAGCCGAAGGGCGCGAAATATGGCCGCCTCTGTGAATGCGACGGTGGATCTTACGCTGAGTAATATCATGATTCAGAACGGGCAGTTCGCCAATAATCCCTATATGATCCTGTCACTGAAGAGGATCCTCCATACGGAGAGGGACCTCGATTATCAGGCAGCGATCAATATCCGCAGCATCAATGCGACGCTGAAGAGCATAATCACGACCTATCCTTATGTGAAGTCGGTATATCTGGCGCTGGATGAGTATAAGAATTACTATACCTCGAAACAGAGGATCGCGGTTCGAGGAGAGAATGAGGAGTGGTGGAGCGCCTACGAAGCGATGGACAGGGAGCAGATAACGCTCGCCACGGTTCTGCCTTCGGATAAGGATGAACAGCAAAAGGGGCGGGTTTTGACACTTTTTCAGAGGATGCCCTTCTACAGAGGTGTGGTTGTAATGCGGATAGATCTGGATGCCTATGGCAGGCTTCTGGCGAATACTGTTGATAGAGGGAAGTCTTCCGTTATATTCCAGAATCAGAACGGACAGACGATTTTTGTATGGGGGGACGAGAATGCGGTGAAGCTGCGTCACCGGTCGGCACAGTTCCATCAGGAGAACAATGAGGATTATCAGCTGAGGATCATTGCGGTAACGCCGAAGAGCGCCGCGTGGGATTATGCGCTTCCGTACCTTCCCTTTCTTATTCTGCTGCTTATGGTTGATCTGATCTCGGTCTTTCTTACTGCGTATTATACAACGAAGCGGAACTTCTCTTATATTGACAATATGATTGATGTACTGGATCATGCGGAGCGAGGCGTGGAGCTCCCGCAGAGAGAGGGAGTGAAGGGCAGATGGAGGGAGGACGAATATAGCGTCGTTTTAAATAATATTATCCGGCTTCATCTTCAGGCTACGAGGCTGAATGCAGAGCTGGAGGAAAGGCAGCATGCACAGGAGCTGACGAGCCTGATCGCATTGCAGACGCAGATCAATCCGCATTTCCTGTTTAATACGCTGCAAAATATCGCATTGGAGGCGAAGGGCGGACACGGGGATGCAGCGTTCGAGATGACGACGCAGCTGGCGGAAATTATGAAATATGCACTTTCCGATCCGATGGAAACGGTCACCCTGCGGGAAGAGATTACTTATCTGAAGGAATATGTGGCGATACAGCGTGCGCGGTTCGGAAATTTGTTTATTATCTATTATATGGTTGAGGAAGAAGACCTGTACGATACGCCGGTATTTCGCCTGATGCTGCAGCCGATCATAGAGAACAGTATTCTCCACGGGATTCGTCCGTCGGGGCAGAAGGGATATATAAAGCTTCGTGTATATAAGAGGAAGGAATATGTCTGCTTCCTGATTATGGATACGGGCGTTGGAATCGCAGGGAAAAGACTGTCGGAGGTAATAGAGAACATCCGGCGGGTTAATGTGCATAGTATAGGTCTCGCAAATGTAAATGCCAGACTGAAGCTCTACTATGGCGAGAGCGCGGAGCTTCGCATTCATAGCAGAGAGGGGAGGGGAACCGCTGTGTTTTTTCGGATTCCGGAGCATGCGGTTCTGAAAAGAAGTACCCAAAACAAAAATGAAGTTCCCTTTTTCAGAAAAAGCTAA
- a CDS encoding response regulator transcription factor, protein MYTVVVVDDERTIAEGVAALFPWDQVGFRAVPFTEPKAALAYIRENPVEVLLSDIEMPGMNGIELCRAVAELHLTVVFLSSHQNYEYLRSAIQCRVEDYILKPIQSKDVIECFGKIREKLDKRMQKEKEQPQSYYDAIKKQVIAYLETHYQDARLESAAARVGLSAAYLSSLLRDKFGSGFSEELNLIRMRKASELLRDVTQKTYDVAYYVGYDNPKSFSRAFKNHYGITPREYRMNYTGKEEGLE, encoded by the coding sequence ATGTATACGGTTGTAGTGGTAGATGATGAAAGAACGATCGCGGAAGGGGTCGCGGCATTGTTTCCGTGGGATCAGGTCGGTTTTCGGGCGGTTCCCTTCACCGAGCCTAAGGCGGCGCTTGCTTATATAAGGGAGAATCCCGTTGAGGTATTGCTGTCTGATATTGAAATGCCGGGAATGAATGGGATCGAGCTGTGCCGGGCGGTGGCAGAGCTGCATTTGACGGTGGTTTTCCTGTCGAGCCACCAGAATTATGAATACCTTCGGAGCGCGATACAATGCCGGGTCGAAGACTATATTTTGAAGCCGATCCAAAGTAAAGATGTGATCGAATGCTTTGGAAAAATACGGGAAAAGCTGGATAAACGGATGCAGAAAGAGAAAGAACAGCCACAGTCCTATTACGATGCCATCAAAAAGCAGGTCATAGCGTATCTGGAAACGCATTATCAGGACGCGAGGCTGGAAAGTGCGGCGGCAAGGGTCGGACTCAGCGCGGCGTACTTATCCAGTCTTTTGAGGGATAAGTTTGGAAGCGGCTTCTCGGAGGAATTGAATTTGATCCGGATGAGGAAGGCATCGGAGCTTTTAAGGGATGTCACCCAAAAAACGTATGACGTGGCCTATTATGTCGGTTATGACAACCCCAAAAGCTTTTCCAGGGCGTTTAAAAATCATTATGGAATAACGCCGAGGGAGTACCGTATGAATTATACGGGGAAAGAGGAAGGATTGGAATGA
- a CDS encoding ABC transporter substrate-binding protein — translation MKTKKLLAVGCTAIIMMNTVACCGSGSGAAPAASSTADSSAETTAKAENSDIHETTETVTLAVWNEPSSDDRLNMYKACEAATGIHVEVTVIPESDYSSKLNQMVSTRDSSTDIFIVWENDIKNFAEAGGILDMDDYLVNSEIRTDDMIGAVAALSNGLGGTYGLPWCAAAEVMYYNKDMFDAAGIAHPDNDWAYEDFKDAAEKLTQKNDDGSTAVYGMDLPNTQTWWAGIGGAGDPVYDPASSQMVIGEGAAAFVTDCAAMVAKGVMPEPSSDTADLFGAGKAAMSWQGTWVIGAYKDTLPFHWDIATIPTNKVKYNTLHTGFYTINANSQKQNSAFKVIEYLMGEEGQTINSKASGNMSAIKSIAAEGAWKVDGAPVENWAAVTDALQSGVFGYTCLPSGVTSNAISEFSNALLGQETPEKAVQNASQYAAETIGY, via the coding sequence ATGAAGACAAAAAAATTGCTCGCAGTTGGTTGCACCGCTATAATAATGATGAATACTGTCGCTTGCTGCGGGAGCGGCTCCGGAGCGGCTCCCGCAGCGAGCAGTACGGCGGATTCCTCTGCGGAAACCACGGCGAAGGCAGAAAACTCGGATATTCATGAAACGACGGAGACAGTTACGCTTGCCGTATGGAACGAGCCCAGCAGCGATGATAGATTAAATATGTATAAGGCCTGCGAGGCCGCAACCGGGATTCATGTCGAAGTCACGGTGATCCCGGAATCCGATTATTCCTCGAAGCTGAATCAGATGGTTTCCACCAGAGATTCCTCGACAGATATCTTCATTGTATGGGAAAACGACATCAAGAATTTTGCAGAGGCCGGCGGCATCCTCGATATGGATGATTATCTCGTGAATTCCGAAATCAGGACAGACGATATGATCGGTGCTGTTGCCGCTCTGAGTAATGGTCTCGGCGGAACCTACGGGCTTCCCTGGTGCGCGGCAGCAGAGGTAATGTACTACAACAAGGATATGTTCGATGCCGCAGGCATCGCGCATCCCGATAATGATTGGGCCTATGAGGATTTCAAGGATGCGGCAGAGAAGCTGACGCAGAAAAATGACGACGGCAGTACGGCGGTGTATGGGATGGATCTTCCTAACACGCAGACCTGGTGGGCCGGCATTGGCGGTGCCGGAGATCCGGTATACGATCCGGCGAGCAGTCAGATGGTAATCGGTGAGGGAGCCGCAGCCTTTGTGACAGACTGTGCGGCTATGGTCGCAAAGGGCGTGATGCCCGAGCCCTCCTCCGATACCGCAGACCTGTTCGGTGCGGGAAAGGCTGCTATGAGCTGGCAGGGAACCTGGGTGATCGGAGCCTACAAGGATACGCTCCCCTTCCATTGGGATATCGCCACCATTCCTACCAATAAGGTCAAGTACAACACGCTGCATACCGGCTTCTATACCATCAATGCGAATTCCCAAAAGCAGAATTCGGCATTCAAGGTGATCGAATATCTCATGGGTGAAGAGGGACAGACCATCAACTCCAAGGCATCCGGTAATATGTCCGCCATCAAATCCATTGCCGCCGAAGGGGCATGGAAGGTGGATGGAGCGCCTGTTGAGAACTGGGCCGCCGTCACCGACGCGCTGCAGTCCGGCGTATTCGGCTACACCTGCCTCCCCTCCGGAGTTACCAGCAACGCCATTTCCGAGTTCAGCAATGCGCTTCTGGGGCAAGAAACGCCGGAAAAGGCGGTTCAGAACGCTTCACAGTATGCGGCAGAGACAATCGGCTACTGA
- a CDS encoding carbohydrate ABC transporter permease produces MKTAKRNPSIAYLFCLPWFIGFICFTLFPIGFMMKNSLTNRKLSGSGSFVGLANYRNLFKSEIFRNSLRVTIFFTLVMVLVTAVWALILALLLNQRVKCKGVFQFCYFLPSVVPTVALAYAFRTIFGRDSGLLNALLHFLSGKNVTINWLMNPRTVYLAVFTVTLFTYNTGQMMLIFRSGLSDVPQELYEAARLDGADAWVKFRRITLPMISPLVLFNIVNGAISALNGSFALLYPLSGENGDPNGMTQVLSLLIYKEAFSNMKVGYACALSMVLFGIAALFGILIFILSKRIVYYET; encoded by the coding sequence ATGAAAACAGCCAAGAGGAACCCATCGATCGCCTATCTGTTCTGCCTTCCCTGGTTTATCGGTTTTATATGCTTCACACTCTTTCCCATCGGGTTCATGATGAAAAACTCTCTCACAAACCGGAAGCTGAGCGGGAGCGGAAGCTTCGTGGGACTCGCGAATTACCGGAATTTGTTCAAAAGCGAAATTTTCCGGAATTCTTTAAGGGTGACGATCTTCTTCACTCTGGTCATGGTCCTTGTCACCGCAGTCTGGGCGCTCATTCTGGCTCTGTTGCTGAATCAGAGAGTGAAATGCAAGGGGGTATTTCAGTTCTGCTATTTTCTCCCCTCCGTGGTTCCGACTGTCGCGCTGGCTTATGCATTTCGAACGATCTTTGGCAGGGACAGCGGTCTTCTCAACGCATTGCTGCATTTTCTCAGCGGGAAAAATGTGACAATTAACTGGCTGATGAACCCCAGAACAGTCTATCTCGCAGTTTTCACAGTAACTCTGTTTACCTACAATACAGGACAGATGATGCTGATCTTCCGCTCCGGTCTCTCCGATGTTCCGCAGGAGCTGTATGAAGCCGCCAGACTGGATGGTGCCGATGCATGGGTAAAATTCCGGCGCATCACCCTGCCGATGATTTCTCCATTGGTTCTCTTCAATATAGTAAACGGTGCCATCAGCGCACTGAACGGATCCTTCGCGCTCCTGTATCCGCTTTCCGGAGAGAACGGGGATCCGAACGGAATGACGCAGGTGCTGAGTCTGCTCATCTACAAGGAAGCCTTCAGCAATATGAAGGTCGGCTATGCCTGTGCACTGTCAATGGTGCTCTTCGGCATTGCGGCACTTTTCGGCATTCTCATCTTTATCCTCTCTAAGAGGATTGTTTACTACGAAACCTGA
- a CDS encoding carbohydrate ABC transporter permease, with protein MNPANQKSFSEMILYFIMAVVAVFMFSPILWIFSGGFKTLTEFTTSAGIVPIRPTLENYIYIFAHSNIWLYMRNTLLLILGNTAGTLLSSSLAAYALARMDFKLRGIIFSLIIATMMIPNIALIIPQYIMFGKLGWLDSLLPMIVPSFFAYPYNVFLLRQYFRSIPKELDEAAIIDGCSRFQVFTRIIVPISKPTFVTIGVLSSVFWWNELTQPVFYINSDRWRTLTMALMTSYMYTSGNAFVVNWSSIMAASSLMIIPPMILYLFAGKYLTGGIKTSGLK; from the coding sequence ATGAATCCAGCAAATCAAAAAAGCTTCTCTGAAATGATTCTGTATTTCATCATGGCTGTCGTCGCAGTCTTTATGTTCAGCCCTATCCTCTGGATCTTCTCCGGCGGCTTCAAGACGCTGACAGAGTTCACAACAAGCGCCGGAATTGTGCCAATTCGTCCCACTCTGGAAAACTACATCTATATCTTTGCCCATTCCAATATCTGGCTGTACATGCGGAACACGCTTCTTCTGATTCTGGGAAATACGGCAGGGACATTGCTGTCCTCCTCGCTCGCCGCCTATGCCCTGGCCAGAATGGACTTCAAGCTTCGAGGCATAATTTTTTCTCTCATCATTGCAACCATGATGATTCCGAATATTGCCCTGATCATCCCGCAATACATCATGTTCGGCAAGCTTGGCTGGCTGGATTCACTGCTTCCCATGATCGTCCCATCCTTTTTCGCTTATCCCTATAACGTATTCCTGCTGCGTCAGTATTTCCGTTCGATTCCAAAAGAGCTGGATGAGGCGGCGATCATCGACGGCTGCTCCAGGTTTCAGGTATTTACCAGAATCATTGTACCGATTTCGAAGCCCACCTTCGTAACCATCGGGGTGCTGTCCTCTGTCTTCTGGTGGAACGAGCTGACACAGCCTGTTTTTTACATCAATTCCGACCGTTGGCGAACCCTCACTATGGCGTTAATGACCTCCTATATGTATACTTCAGGTAACGCATTTGTAGTGAATTGGTCTTCTATCATGGCGGCCTCTTCTTTAATGATTATTCCGCCTATGATTCTGTACCTGTTCGCAGGCAAATATCTCACCGGAGGGATAAAGACTTCCGGCCTGAAGTGA
- a CDS encoding LacI family DNA-binding transcriptional regulator — MTLKEIAKRAGVSTATVSLVLNDSPKISNPTKAKIREIIRETGYRSNRLAGSLRRSKTGLIGILVEDITVWHTALIIDGMNQYAEEHGCNTILSNLRLANKIDSHFNEISLYQKDIDQAVETLLSLQVDGIVYIGMHDRLIRNVMPKSDKPVVFCYCYTSEGEESSIRYDNEKTLRLLTEEIIRRGHKRIAAIHGKEDSEPAQLRKRGFHTAMQEAGLAVPKHWDERGDWNFQGGRDAAIRLLCRNPGETVRTVLPPDERPSAIVCMNDEMAVGVYNAAAELHLRIPEDLSVSGFDNADFAQHVTPALMTVDRPLHKMGYRALDLLLHKIQRKDDSATNVVYPCTILPGQSVQTI; from the coding sequence ATGACGCTGAAAGAAATTGCAAAAAGGGCAGGGGTTTCTACGGCAACCGTGTCGCTGGTGCTCAATGATTCGCCGAAGATCAGCAATCCGACTAAGGCTAAAATTCGCGAAATAATCCGGGAAACGGGATATCGGTCCAACCGTCTGGCAGGGAGTCTCCGGAGGAGTAAAACCGGTCTGATCGGTATTCTGGTGGAGGATATCACCGTATGGCATACAGCCCTTATTATCGATGGAATGAATCAATATGCAGAGGAACACGGCTGTAACACTATTCTTAGCAATTTGCGGCTGGCAAATAAGATCGATTCACATTTTAATGAGATTAGTCTGTATCAAAAGGACATCGATCAGGCTGTAGAAACGCTGCTCTCGCTTCAGGTTGACGGCATTGTCTATATAGGGATGCACGACCGGCTCATCCGGAACGTAATGCCAAAATCCGACAAGCCGGTAGTCTTCTGCTACTGCTACACCTCTGAAGGGGAGGAGTCCTCCATTCGATATGACAATGAGAAGACCCTCCGTCTGCTCACGGAAGAGATCATTCGCCGGGGGCATAAGCGGATCGCAGCGATTCATGGGAAAGAAGATTCTGAACCTGCCCAGCTGCGAAAACGCGGCTTCCATACTGCCATGCAGGAAGCGGGTCTGGCTGTCCCGAAGCACTGGGACGAGAGAGGCGATTGGAACTTTCAGGGGGGACGGGATGCTGCAATACGCCTCCTGTGCCGTAATCCGGGAGAAACCGTCAGGACGGTTCTGCCCCCGGACGAACGCCCCTCTGCCATTGTCTGTATGAATGACGAAATGGCTGTGGGGGTATATAATGCCGCCGCCGAGCTGCATCTTCGTATCCCGGAGGATCTGTCGGTTTCCGGATTTGACAATGCGGATTTTGCGCAGCATGTAACGCCGGCGCTTATGACAGTGGACAGGCCTCTGCATAAGATGGGATACCGGGCGCTGGATCTGCTGCTTCACAAGATTCAAAGAAAGGATGACAGCGCAACCAATGTCGTTTATCCCTGTACAATTCTGCCCGGACAATCTGTACAGACGATATAA
- a CDS encoding glycoside hydrolase family 127 protein, producing the protein MAGKTLQNINLRNIRIHDASWDRYINLVEDVILPFEWKLINDLVPGAEKSYCMQNFRIAAGQETGAHRGMVFQDTDVAKWLEAVGYSLSKKSNARLEAIADEAIDLIAAAQCEDGYLNTYYTIRGEARWKDLFEGHELYTAGHMIEAAAAYYQATGKRKLLDVVCRFADYICTVFGPEEGKLHAYPGHPEIELALIKLYRLTGNAKYLDLAAYFIQIRGEQPCYFSSEENYRNGTFIFPEFKDFTFDYCQADRPLMEQDKAEGHAVRAVYLYSAMADLAFEQEDEKLLEHCRALWENIVQRQMYITGSIGSASYGERFTTDYDLPNSTNYSESCATIGLAMFSNRMFQGTRDGQYMDTVEQALYNTLLAGIALDGQHYFYVNPLELVPEIAENNPTMRHIMTERQQWFGVACCPPNITRTLASIGNYMIAAEGDTCYVNLYLACDVQAPLQSGTLSFTLEADYPASGTIMLCITEAIGASQTLAVRIPAYSRDSYRIRINGKDFLQEPHKGYAYLSREWRVGDQIQLELSVSFRFVYCNPRVRDNLGRVCIMRGPQVYCFEEADNGSYLAACRIDTSQPIREAHSDDLPGGILCAIVEGDKAVYRSDMGALYSGQKPEREPVTLRGVPYSRWNNRGRGEMQVWMRDKYG; encoded by the coding sequence ATGGCAGGCAAGACCTTACAGAATATAAATCTGAGAAATATCAGGATCCACGATGCCTCGTGGGATCGTTATATCAATCTTGTGGAGGATGTCATTCTTCCCTTTGAATGGAAGCTGATCAATGACCTGGTTCCCGGGGCAGAAAAGAGCTACTGCATGCAGAATTTCCGCATTGCGGCAGGGCAGGAGACCGGAGCGCATCGCGGTATGGTCTTTCAGGATACCGATGTCGCCAAATGGCTGGAGGCGGTAGGGTATTCCCTCTCAAAAAAATCCAATGCGAGGCTGGAAGCAATCGCCGATGAAGCCATCGACTTAATTGCAGCGGCGCAGTGCGAGGACGGATATCTGAATACCTATTATACGATTCGCGGGGAAGCAAGGTGGAAAGATCTCTTCGAAGGTCATGAGCTGTATACCGCAGGACATATGATCGAGGCGGCCGCAGCCTATTATCAGGCGACCGGCAAGCGAAAGCTGCTGGATGTCGTATGTCGCTTTGCAGATTACATATGTACCGTCTTCGGTCCGGAGGAGGGAAAGCTCCATGCGTATCCGGGGCATCCGGAGATAGAGCTGGCATTGATAAAGCTGTACAGACTCACGGGAAATGCGAAATATCTGGATCTTGCAGCGTATTTCATACAGATTCGCGGGGAACAGCCCTGTTACTTCTCTTCCGAAGAAAATTATCGGAACGGCACGTTTATTTTTCCCGAATTCAAGGATTTCACCTTTGACTATTGTCAGGCAGATCGTCCTCTGATGGAGCAGGACAAGGCGGAGGGCCATGCCGTACGCGCCGTATACCTCTACAGCGCAATGGCAGACCTCGCCTTCGAACAGGAAGACGAAAAGCTGCTGGAGCATTGCCGGGCTTTATGGGAAAATATCGTTCAACGTCAGATGTATATCACCGGAAGCATCGGTTCCGCATCCTACGGTGAGCGCTTCACGACGGATTATGATCTCCCCAACAGCACAAATTACTCTGAATCCTGCGCCACCATCGGTCTGGCGATGTTCTCCAATCGGATGTTTCAGGGAACGCGTGACGGGCAGTATATGGATACGGTAGAGCAGGCATTATACAACACGCTTCTGGCAGGGATCGCTCTGGACGGACAGCATTATTTCTATGTGAACCCTCTGGAGCTTGTCCCTGAAATCGCAGAAAACAATCCAACCATGCGTCACATTATGACAGAGCGGCAGCAGTGGTTCGGCGTAGCATGCTGTCCTCCCAATATCACACGGACGCTGGCCTCTATCGGAAATTACATGATTGCGGCAGAAGGGGATACCTGCTATGTGAATCTGTATCTCGCCTGTGACGTACAGGCACCGCTCCAAAGCGGTACTCTATCCTTCACGCTGGAGGCCGATTATCCGGCATCCGGAACGATCATGCTATGTATAACGGAGGCAATCGGAGCTTCACAGACACTCGCAGTCCGTATCCCGGCATATTCAAGGGATTCTTATCGGATCCGTATCAACGGAAAGGACTTCCTCCAGGAGCCGCACAAGGGGTATGCCTATCTCAGCCGCGAATGGCGCGTCGGCGATCAGATTCAGCTGGAGCTGTCGGTTTCCTTCCGCTTTGTTTACTGCAATCCCAGAGTCCGCGACAACCTCGGCCGGGTATGCATCATGCGCGGCCCTCAGGTATATTGTTTTGAAGAGGCAGACAATGGCAGCTACCTCGCGGCCTGCCGAATAGATACATCCCAGCCGATCAGAGAAGCTCATAGCGACGATCTCCCCGGCGGAATCCTATGCGCTATTGTAGAAGGAGATAAGGCCGTATACCGTTCAGACATGGGGGCGCTGTATTCCGGGCAGAAACCGGAGCGGGAGCCTGTCACACTTCGCGGCGTTCCCTACAGCCGGTGGAATAACAGAGGCAGGGGGGAGATGCAGGTCTGGATGAGAGATAAGTATGGCTGA